In Kytococcus sedentarius DSM 20547, the sequence TCCGCACCGGTGACATCACGGCACCAGCGGTGAGCTTCAGCTTCGACGACGCGTTCGCCAGCAACTACCGCACGGCCTCGATCCTCGAGGAGTACGGAACGCGCGGGATGTTCTTCGTTCCTGCCGACATGCCGGGCACCGGAACGGTGGAGGGCACGCGCAGGCTGTTCGGCTACGAGCAGAATGTGACCGAGCCGGGCATGACATGGGCGCAGATCGACGAGCTGCGCGAGCGGGGTCATGGCATCGGCAGCCACACCTGCACGCACGCCAACCTCGCGGAGGTCCCGGTCGCCGACGCACGCGAGGAGATTCGCCGCGCGCACGAGGTGCTCACCGCCCGCTATGGCGACGTCCCGCACTTCGCCTGGCCCTTCGGGCGGACCTTCCACATCACCCCCGAGCTCGTGGAGACCGTCTTCGAGACGGGGCACACCACGTGCAGCTCTGCGGTGCGCGGCTCGCACTGCGGCGCCTCCCCCGACGACGCCGAGCGGCCGCTCGTCCTGCTCCGCGACCACGTCATGACGAGCTGGCCCCTGGAGCACACCCTGCACCTGCTGTCCCGCAGCGCCGCCTCGCCCCGCCCCCCGTGGACCCAGTACCCCCAGGAGTGGACCCGATGACCAGTCCCGACCTCATCGTGATCGGTGCCCAGAAGTGCGGGACCACCACCCTGTACGAGGACCTCTCGCAGCACCCTCAGATCCGGCTGACGGAGAAGGAGTCCTCGCACCTCCTGGCACCCGACGCGACTCAGAGCCGCGAACTCTATTCGCGGACAGCCGTTCCCCCCGAGGGGCGGCTGGTGGAGGTCAGCACCGAGTACGCGATGCGCCCGCTCAACGACCCGGCGCAGCGAGCTCACGAGGTCGCGCCGGACGCCCACATCGTGTACATCGTCCGGGACCCCATTGCCCGCCTGATCAGTCACCACCACCACGAGGTCGCAGCCCGCACGGTGGTCGGTGACATCGAGGAGGCCGTCCGGACCGTTCCCCGGCTCGTCGACTACAGCCGGTACGCGTACCAGCTGGAGCCGTGGCTCGAGGCCTACGGCCCGCAGCAGGTGACCGTCCTGAAGTTCGAGGACTACATGGCGGACCGCGACCACGGGGTGGCGTCACTGCACGCCCTCATGGGCCTCCCCGAGGTGCCGCTGGAGGACGCCACGACCCAGCACAACGCGGCCACGACAAAGCGCGTGGCAGTTGGCGTTGGAGGCGTGGTGGCCCGCAGCTGGTTCTACCGCACGGTCGTTCGGCCGCGGATCCCGCAGGGCGCGAAGGCCACCGCGAAGGCCATGCTGCTCCCGAAGGCGCCGCCCCGGCCATCCCCTCCGTCCCAGGAGACGCTCGACCGCCTGGTCGCTGAACTGACACCCGAAGTGGAGGCCCTGGCCTCCCTGATCTCGACTGCCCCGTGGTGGGACCTGGAGGAGAAATGGTCAGCCTGAAGTCGCTCGCCCGCCGATCCGCGTGGGTCGTCCCCGAGGCCGCCGCGGAGTTCCCCGCCCGCGGGGGCGGATGGCTCGTCGGAATCCTCCAGCCCCACCACGCGCAGGGCGTGGAGGGCCTCGTGCGAGGGGCATTCTGGGGTCGTCGCGTGGGCGCGCGAGGCCTCAGCGTCGGGAGGAACTGCATCCTGGACGGCGCGAACCTCCACATCGGCCGGGACGTCCGCATTCACGCTGGCGCCCAGATCATCACTGGCCGCACCGGACACGTCACCATTGGCGCGCACTCGCACGTGGCCCGCCAGACCGTGATCTCCGGCCTCGGGGGTGTGACACTGGGCGAGCACTGCGCCATCGGGCCCGCCGTGACGATCTTCTCGAGCACCACCGACCTGGCCGGCCGCCCGCTCGGGACCGTTCCGGCTAAACGAAAGCCCGTCGTGATCGGCAATGAGGTGTACGTGGGCGCCGGGGCACGCATCAGTCCCGGGGTCACGATCGGTGACGGAGCCGTCATCGGTGCGGGAGCGGTCGTGGTGTCGGACGTGCCTGCCTGGCACATCGCGAAGGGCGTCCCCGCCCGCTCCACCCCGCGCACGGACGTGACCCTGCCGGAGGGGATGTGACGACGGCTGGGGCAGAGCCGCGGCCGCGCAGCCTCCGACGCAACTTCACCTCCGTCCTCGGCGCCAACACGCTCTATCGCCTCAGCCAGTGGCTGCTGATCGCGTTCATCGCCCAGTGGGGAACCAAGGAGATGGTGGGCTACTTCGCCTTGGCCCAGGCCATCACTGCCCCCGTCTACCTCACGGTCGGGCTCAACCTCCGCGCGGCGCGGGCCACAGATGTCAGCCGACGCTGGACGGCCAGCCAGTACGGCAGCCTGCGGGAGATCCTCAACGCCGCATCACTCCTGCTGTCCTGCGCCCTGGCGTGGCTGGTCTCCCCCAGCATCGACTTCCTCCTGCTGGTGGCAGCGGTGGCCTGGAGCAAGGCCTCTGAGGCCTCGAGCCAACTGTCCTACGGCTACTGGCAGCTCCGTGAGCGGCTGGACCTCATGTCCAGGAGCCTGTACCTGCGCTCCGCGTTGGGAGCCGCCAGCTTCGCGGCCGTCTTCTGGTTCACTCGCGACCTCCTGTGGGGGTGCGTGGTGATGGCACTGGGGTGGACCTTGGTCACTGTCCTGCACGACCGCCCCGTGGAGGCACGCCTACGCCGGGACGACCCGGCTGACTCCCCGATGCCGGAGGCTGGTGCCACCCGGGCCTCGCTGGCCCGTGAGGCCCTGCCTCTCGGAGTCACCGCCGGTATCTCGTCGGTCACTCTCAACATCCCCCGCTACGCCCTGCAGTTCTTCCTCGGGACCGGCAGTCTCGGCCTGTTCGCCGCGCTCGCCTACCTGGGCCAGACCATCTCCATGGTCACCGGGTCCTTGGCCGACTCGATGATCGCCCGCCTCGCTCGCGCCGCCCAGGCCGGACGGCGCAGGCAGTTCCTCCGGAACCTCGGCATCCTCGCCGGCTTCTCCTGTGCCGTGTCACTCGTCGTCCTACTCGGCGCTGCCGCCGTCGGTGCACCCATGACGAGACTGCTCCTCGGCGAGGAGTACGTGAACCAGCCGGTGCTCCTCACGCTGCTCGCAGGCGCCGCCTTCGCCACACTCCAGCGCGTGCTGGGCCGCGGCCTCCAGGGCGGACGACGATTCAGGGAGTTCCTCATCATGAACGGGGTGACGGCGGTCGGGGCCCTGGTGGCCGCGGTCACCCTGATCCCGAATTGGGGTCTGATGGGGGCAGCTCTCACCTCCGGCCTGGGATTCTTCCTGGGTTGTCTCGTGGGCTTGTACTACATCTGGCGCATGGTCCAGCGGATGAAGCCCATCGAGGCGGCTGAGGCACCCTGACCCTGACCCGATCGCGGGGTGTCTGTCGGGTCTGGTCCACGAACTCTGGGGCCCGTGGGCCCTTGATGGGCGGAAGGATTCGACGCCTGCAGGGGCGGCCGGCACCGGTCGGTCCTGACCCACCCGACGGCCTCCACCAAACCACCACGGTTTGGGCAGACAGCGCGTCTGACGCGCCCACTCGCCTACGGCGCTCAGCGCAAGAGGACCAACGACGCCCGCCGACACCGCGCCTGAGGTCCCCCCGGGACTGCTGAGGGTTTGGTTGATACCTGATCTGTGGGGACTGGGTCCCTGCTGGAAGGATGTCACCATGCCTGCACCTCTCCCCAAGGAGTTCCGTGACGACGTGATCGCGGTGGCTCGCCGTGGCGATGCGCCGATCGCGCAGACGGCGAAAGACTTCGGGATCTCGGAATCAACCCTGCGCAACTGGCTCCGCCAGGCCGACGTCGAGGACGGCGCCCGTCCGGGCGTGACCAAGGCCGAGTCCGAGGAGGTGCGTGCCCTGAAGCGCCGTAACCGGTTGCTGGAGCAGGAGAACGAGGTCCTGCGCCGAGCAGCGGCGTACCTGTCACAGGCGAACCTGAAGCTGGGCCAGTCCCCAAAATGACCTACCCGCTGGTCCGTGACCTTGCCGCTGACGGGATCCCCGTCACGGTGGCCTGCCGGGTGCTGAAGTTCT encodes:
- a CDS encoding sulfotransferase family protein translates to MTSPDLIVIGAQKCGTTTLYEDLSQHPQIRLTEKESSHLLAPDATQSRELYSRTAVPPEGRLVEVSTEYAMRPLNDPAQRAHEVAPDAHIVYIVRDPIARLISHHHHEVAARTVVGDIEEAVRTVPRLVDYSRYAYQLEPWLEAYGPQQVTVLKFEDYMADRDHGVASLHALMGLPEVPLEDATTQHNAATTKRVAVGVGGVVARSWFYRTVVRPRIPQGAKATAKAMLLPKAPPRPSPPSQETLDRLVAELTPEVEALASLISTAPWWDLEEKWSA
- a CDS encoding lipopolysaccharide biosynthesis protein, with protein sequence MTTAGAEPRPRSLRRNFTSVLGANTLYRLSQWLLIAFIAQWGTKEMVGYFALAQAITAPVYLTVGLNLRAARATDVSRRWTASQYGSLREILNAASLLLSCALAWLVSPSIDFLLLVAAVAWSKASEASSQLSYGYWQLRERLDLMSRSLYLRSALGAASFAAVFWFTRDLLWGCVVMALGWTLVTVLHDRPVEARLRRDDPADSPMPEAGATRASLAREALPLGVTAGISSVTLNIPRYALQFFLGTGSLGLFAALAYLGQTISMVTGSLADSMIARLARAAQAGRRRQFLRNLGILAGFSCAVSLVVLLGAAAVGAPMTRLLLGEEYVNQPVLLTLLAGAAFATLQRVLGRGLQGGRRFREFLIMNGVTAVGALVAAVTLIPNWGLMGAALTSGLGFFLGCLVGLYYIWRMVQRMKPIEAAEAP
- a CDS encoding acyltransferase — encoded protein: MVSLKSLARRSAWVVPEAAAEFPARGGGWLVGILQPHHAQGVEGLVRGAFWGRRVGARGLSVGRNCILDGANLHIGRDVRIHAGAQIITGRTGHVTIGAHSHVARQTVISGLGGVTLGEHCAIGPAVTIFSSTTDLAGRPLGTVPAKRKPVVIGNEVYVGAGARISPGVTIGDGAVIGAGAVVVSDVPAWHIAKGVPARSTPRTDVTLPEGM
- a CDS encoding polysaccharide deacetylase family protein; amino-acid sequence: MKKPARAAARHLALDALALRDRMTGSVTGLLQTPRVHLLYLHAVPVHEEPAFRALLDRLAKDHEFVTHDEAVRRIRTGDITAPAVSFSFDDAFASNYRTASILEEYGTRGMFFVPADMPGTGTVEGTRRLFGYEQNVTEPGMTWAQIDELRERGHGIGSHTCTHANLAEVPVADAREEIRRAHEVLTARYGDVPHFAWPFGRTFHITPELVETVFETGHTTCSSAVRGSHCGASPDDAERPLVLLRDHVMTSWPLEHTLHLLSRSAASPRPPWTQYPQEWTR